The following proteins come from a genomic window of Aequorivita marisscotiae:
- a CDS encoding M23 family metallopeptidase has product MFLKSKFILLLATLALFYSCNENEPHNDPYDLLVALPTAPVKVANTSGTWLVYEMHIKVSSLQKVEIFNNNNLQLSYTDFITRDDFHLASIWLQFPPQGWTDDVLAHQFYYKDSTGTAKQHTFNLKLAEQFPDPITIAFPVPEGIWLAEAAASPTSYHTRAIFPYPEPVFDPTQQGYLIGNNPQRYAIDYAKLVDGLPYQNDGSQLEDWYCYNLPILASQGGKVIFTENSIPDNLTPGELDYTINASNITGNVVYIEHDDGSIGTYCHLIPNTILVEVGDLVTTGQELGRLGNSGNSFAPHLHMHLLTNPEGKQILEYVDGLFFESLPYKFAQFIKLGHLPPGYLDQPPLTPFTPTTNQVYTDVLPSESDVIEF; this is encoded by the coding sequence ATGTTTTTAAAATCCAAGTTTATACTTTTGCTTGCCACCCTTGCCCTCTTTTATTCCTGCAACGAAAACGAGCCACACAATGACCCGTACGATTTACTCGTAGCCTTACCCACCGCCCCAGTGAAAGTAGCAAACACCAGCGGCACTTGGTTGGTGTATGAAATGCATATAAAAGTTTCCAGCCTACAAAAAGTGGAAATTTTCAACAATAACAACCTACAATTATCCTATACCGATTTTATCACCCGGGACGATTTTCATCTTGCGAGTATATGGCTTCAATTTCCACCGCAAGGTTGGACCGATGATGTGTTGGCACATCAATTTTACTATAAAGATTCCACCGGTACCGCCAAACAACACACCTTCAATTTAAAATTAGCCGAACAATTTCCAGATCCCATAACCATTGCTTTCCCCGTGCCCGAAGGCATTTGGTTGGCGGAAGCAGCGGCCAGCCCCACTTCCTATCACACCCGCGCTATTTTCCCCTATCCAGAACCTGTTTTTGATCCCACCCAACAAGGCTATTTAATAGGAAACAATCCGCAGCGATACGCTATAGATTACGCAAAACTGGTAGATGGCCTCCCGTACCAAAATGATGGCAGCCAACTGGAAGATTGGTACTGCTATAACCTTCCCATCCTCGCTTCACAGGGTGGAAAAGTGATTTTTACCGAAAATAGTATTCCAGATAATTTAACGCCAGGCGAATTGGATTACACAATAAACGCTTCAAATATCACCGGAAATGTAGTGTATATTGAACACGATGACGGCAGCATTGGCACATATTGCCATCTTATTCCGAATACAATTTTAGTTGAAGTGGGCGATCTTGTTACCACGGGCCAAGAACTCGGGCGGTTGGGAAATTCAGGAAATTCCTTCGCCCCGCATTTGCATATGCACTTGCTAACAAACCCCGAAGGGAAGCAAATTCTTGAATATGTTGACGGCCTTTTCTTTGAAAGTCTGCCTTATAAATTTGCGCAATTTATAAAGCTGGGCCACCTTCCTCCCGGCTATCTCGACCAACCGCCTTTAACACCTTTTACTCCAACAACCAATCAGGTTTATACAGATGTGCTCCCTTCAGAAAGCGATGTTATAGAATTTTGA
- the purE gene encoding 5-(carboxyamino)imidazole ribonucleotide mutase: protein MKKIAIIMGSISDLPVMQDAIDVLKEFNIEVEVDIVSAHRTPDKLFDYGKNAHNRGISVIIAGAGGAAHLPGMIASLSPLPVIGVPVKSSNSIDGWDSVLSILQMPGGVPVATVALNGAKNAGILAAQIMGASDKAMLDKIVAYKESLKTKVEEGAKQIMKKK from the coding sequence ATGAAAAAAATAGCAATAATAATGGGAAGCATCAGCGATCTGCCAGTAATGCAGGACGCTATAGACGTTTTAAAAGAATTTAACATTGAAGTGGAAGTAGATATTGTTTCTGCCCACCGAACCCCCGATAAACTATTTGATTACGGTAAAAATGCCCACAACCGTGGCATTTCAGTAATTATAGCGGGAGCCGGCGGCGCGGCACACCTACCCGGGATGATTGCTTCCCTTTCGCCTTTGCCGGTAATTGGCGTTCCCGTTAAATCCAGCAACTCCATTGATGGCTGGGATAGCGTTCTTTCAATTTTACAAATGCCCGGTGGCGTTCCTGTCGCTACGGTAGCACTCAACGGCGCAAAAAACGCAGGTATTCTTGCCGCTCAGATTATGGGCGCTTCAGATAAAGCGATGTTGGATAAGATTGTTGCTTACAAAGAAAGCTTGAAAACAAAGGTTGAGGAAGGTGCTAAACAGATTATGAAGAAAAAGTAG
- a CDS encoding DMT family transporter, translating to MKNQKQAYIYAGIAVLLWSTVATSMKIALQSYSFLQLLFWSSATALLTLTVLMAVRKRFGNLMKLPAKAILRSAFYGAVNPFLYYIILFKAYELLPAQEAQALNYTWPIMLSLLAVPLLKQKIGFKNVVAIGISFIGVLIIATGGNLINLSFTNGAGVIFGLASAVVWALFWIFNIKDERDELSKLFLNFFFGFIYILIVLLFTSEIVFVNLKSWLGAVYVGFFEMGITFVIWSIALRKSITAAKVSNLVYLVPFLSLVVIYFILEEPIRLPTIIGLFLIVGGLTFDKISFKQLRFRRGE from the coding sequence ATGAAAAATCAAAAACAGGCATATATTTACGCGGGTATCGCTGTACTGTTGTGGAGCACGGTGGCTACAAGTATGAAAATTGCCCTGCAAAGTTATAGCTTTTTACAGTTGTTGTTTTGGTCTTCGGCAACTGCTTTGCTCACCTTGACTGTATTAATGGCTGTGCGAAAGCGGTTCGGTAATTTAATGAAACTTCCGGCAAAAGCTATTTTAAGATCGGCTTTTTATGGGGCCGTTAATCCGTTTCTGTATTACATTATTTTATTTAAGGCCTACGAGCTTTTACCTGCCCAAGAAGCACAAGCACTCAATTATACTTGGCCTATTATGCTGAGTTTATTGGCTGTGCCTTTGCTAAAACAGAAAATAGGTTTTAAAAATGTGGTTGCAATAGGTATTAGTTTTATAGGGGTGCTAATTATTGCCACTGGAGGAAACTTGATTAATCTGTCGTTTACCAATGGCGCGGGTGTGATTTTCGGGTTAGCTTCGGCAGTGGTTTGGGCGTTATTTTGGATTTTTAACATTAAGGACGAGCGCGACGAACTGAGTAAACTGTTTCTTAATTTTTTCTTTGGTTTTATTTATATCCTTATCGTTTTACTGTTTACTTCGGAAATTGTGTTCGTTAATTTAAAATCGTGGTTGGGGGCAGTCTATGTTGGGTTTTTTGAAATGGGGATTACCTTCGTTATTTGGTCTATTGCGTTGCGAAAATCAATTACCGCTGCTAAAGTGAGTAACCTTGTTTATTTAGTGCCTTTTCTCTCGCTAGTAGTAATTTATTTTATTTTGGAAGAACCAATTCGCCTTCCAACTATTATCGGATTATTCCTTATTGTGGGCGGTTTAACGTTCGATAAAATTAGCTTTAAACAACTTCGATTTAGACGCGGGGAATGA
- a CDS encoding hotdog fold thioesterase: MLQNNLQLIKTTFEETIPMHKFLGLKIELLEKNFVRISVPFRKELVGDFRNNRWHGGVIATVMDSVGGVIGATHFTSLNDKIATIDLRVDYLRGAEPEAIMVEGKIIRFGNRILVARMKAFQNDKLIAEGKGVYNFIRMNTHSEEEADNNN; this comes from the coding sequence ATGCTCCAAAACAATTTACAACTTATAAAAACCACTTTTGAAGAAACCATCCCGATGCACAAGTTTTTGGGGTTAAAAATTGAACTGCTCGAAAAGAATTTCGTGCGTATTAGCGTGCCGTTTAGAAAGGAATTGGTGGGCGACTTTAGAAATAACCGTTGGCACGGGGGCGTAATTGCAACGGTTATGGATTCTGTGGGCGGTGTAATTGGCGCGACACATTTTACCTCGCTGAACGACAAAATTGCCACTATAGATTTGCGGGTAGATTACCTGCGTGGCGCCGAACCGGAAGCCATTATGGTGGAAGGAAAAATTATTCGCTTTGGCAACCGAATACTCGTGGCGCGGATGAAAGCATTTCAAAATGACAAATTAATAGCCGAAGGAAAAGGGGTTTATAATTTTATAAGAATGAATACCCATTCCGAGGAAGAGGCGGACAACAATAATTAA
- a CDS encoding DUF4256 domain-containing protein produces MPKKSDKNLSAEQRDSLLQVLKTRFEKNTSRHKGVKWEDVERKLKANPRKLWSLDAMEETGGEPDVVGQDKTTGEYLFCDCSDESPKGRRSICYDRAGWESRKEHRPDNTAIDMAEEMGIEVLTEAEYRNLQKLGNFDTKTSSWLKTPQSIRKLGGAIFGDYRFGHVFVYHNGAQSYYAGRGFRGALRV; encoded by the coding sequence ATGCCTAAAAAATCCGATAAGAATTTATCCGCAGAGCAACGAGATTCTTTGTTGCAAGTGCTAAAAACACGTTTCGAAAAAAACACTTCCCGTCACAAGGGCGTTAAATGGGAAGATGTGGAAAGAAAACTAAAAGCCAATCCAAGAAAACTCTGGTCTTTGGACGCCATGGAAGAAACCGGCGGTGAGCCAGATGTAGTAGGGCAGGATAAAACAACTGGTGAATACCTTTTTTGCGATTGCAGCGACGAAAGTCCAAAGGGTAGAAGAAGCATTTGCTACGACCGAGCAGGTTGGGAATCTAGAAAGGAACACCGCCCCGACAATACTGCGATTGATATGGCGGAAGAAATGGGCATCGAAGTTTTAACCGAAGCAGAGTACCGCAACTTGCAAAAACTTGGAAATTTTGACACCAAAACCTCAAGCTGGCTAAAAACTCCACAGAGCATTCGGAAATTGGGTGGCGCCATTTTTGGCGATTACCGATTCGGACATGTGTTTGTGTACCACAACGGCGCACAATCATATTATGCGGGTAGGGGATTTCGGGGAGCTTTGCGGGTTTGA
- a CDS encoding sigma-70 family RNA polymerase sigma factor: MEILNPEIWVDKYADYLYNYTIVRVNDPIVAQDLISETFLAGLKSKDNFKGEATERTWLISILKRKIIDHYRKINSKKGKAEVHISYKSEDSDGDWLEENAADPFDKTAEDTMENTELGLAILACLDKLPEKQATIFKLKTIAEYDTEAICKEFNITPSNLWVIIHRARKSLAECLEKNWFN; the protein is encoded by the coding sequence GTGGAAATATTAAATCCTGAAATATGGGTAGACAAATATGCCGATTACCTCTACAATTATACTATTGTGCGGGTAAACGACCCTATTGTTGCCCAAGATCTTATTTCTGAAACATTTTTGGCAGGTCTTAAATCGAAAGATAATTTTAAAGGTGAAGCCACAGAGCGCACCTGGCTCATTTCAATTTTAAAGCGAAAAATTATTGATCACTACCGAAAGATAAATTCGAAAAAAGGAAAAGCCGAAGTGCATATTTCGTATAAAAGTGAAGATTCGGATGGAGATTGGTTGGAGGAAAATGCCGCGGATCCTTTTGATAAAACCGCGGAGGACACTATGGAAAATACCGAATTGGGTCTTGCAATTTTAGCATGTTTAGACAAGCTTCCGGAAAAACAAGCAACAATTTTTAAATTGAAAACAATTGCCGAATACGATACAGAGGCCATATGTAAAGAATTTAATATTACACCGTCTAACTTATGGGTGATAATTCACCGTGCACGAAAATCGCTTGCCGAGTGCCTCGAAAAAAATTGGTTTAATTAA
- a CDS encoding GIY-YIG nuclease family protein yields the protein MKSYYIYILECSDGLLYTGFTNNISRRFDEHQNGLNKSCFTYKRRPLELIFYQEFNDVEQAIYFEKKIKNWSAQKKRALANKDFEMLQILAECRNMTHSKYKPTADEVSTALDQTQNH from the coding sequence ATGAAATCGTACTACATTTACATACTTGAATGTTCAGATGGTTTACTTTATACAGGTTTCACTAATAATATTTCACGGCGGTTCGATGAACATCAAAACGGATTAAATAAATCTTGTTTCACATACAAACGAAGACCATTAGAATTAATATTCTATCAAGAATTCAATGATGTAGAACAAGCAATATATTTTGAAAAGAAAATAAAAAATTGGAGTGCACAGAAAAAACGAGCCTTAGCGAATAAAGATTTTGAGATGCTTCAAATATTGGCAGAATGTAGAAATATGACACATTCAAAATATAAGCCAACTGCCGATGAGGTCTCGACTGCGCTCGACCAGACACAGAACCATTAA
- a CDS encoding thioredoxin family protein: MKQLMTTTALEETIATEIAVAVYFAAPNCGVCEALRPKVEALFSEEFPAVKFLYIKIEESPEIAAKFSVFSAPTLLVFFEGKEFLRKVRLMGIQELRDKIERPYKMVFNI, encoded by the coding sequence GTGAAACAATTAATGACTACCACTGCTTTAGAAGAAACAATTGCAACTGAAATTGCCGTGGCGGTTTACTTTGCTGCCCCAAATTGCGGCGTTTGTGAAGCATTACGGCCCAAGGTGGAAGCGCTGTTTTCAGAAGAATTTCCTGCTGTAAAATTTCTTTATATTAAAATAGAGGAATCGCCAGAAATCGCAGCCAAATTTAGCGTATTTTCTGCGCCCACATTATTGGTGTTTTTTGAAGGAAAGGAGTTTTTAAGAAAAGTTAGATTGATGGGAATTCAAGAGCTTCGAGATAAAATTGAACGGCCGTATAAAATGGTTTTTAATATTTAA
- the purK gene encoding 5-(carboxyamino)imidazole ribonucleotide synthase has protein sequence MNYFSTNFTLGILGGGQLGKMMLYETRKWDIRTSVLDPSAEAPCRIAADNFEQGDLMDFETVYNFGKKVDVLTFEIEGVNVEALEKLESEGVKVYPSAATLRNIQDKGVQKQFYKEHQIPTSPFKVYKDKYELNEAIVRKELHFPFVWKSCTGGYDGKGVSIVRSAEDVIPLSEDACIAEKLIPFKNELAVIVARNPSGEVKTYPVVEMEFHPEANQVEYVICPARIDDAAANKARAVASKVSEAFKHVGLLAVELFQTEDDEILVNEVAPRPHNSGHYSIEASYTNQFEQQIRAILDLPLGNTESKVGGIMVNLVGAESHTGPVMYKNIEKILAMEGVTPHIYGKRETRPFRKMGHVTIVNKDLNKARIIAEEVKKTIEVISE, from the coding sequence ATGAACTACTTTTCCACTAATTTCACCCTTGGCATCCTCGGCGGCGGACAATTGGGTAAAATGATGCTCTACGAAACCCGTAAATGGGACATCCGCACCAGCGTCCTCGATCCCAGTGCAGAAGCTCCCTGCCGCATTGCAGCAGACAATTTTGAACAAGGCGATTTAATGGATTTTGAAACCGTTTATAATTTCGGAAAAAAAGTAGATGTACTAACTTTTGAAATTGAAGGCGTAAATGTGGAAGCCTTGGAAAAACTGGAAAGCGAAGGCGTAAAGGTATATCCAAGCGCCGCAACGCTCCGAAATATTCAGGATAAGGGGGTTCAAAAACAATTTTATAAGGAGCACCAAATTCCTACTTCGCCGTTTAAGGTTTATAAAGATAAATACGAACTCAACGAAGCCATTGTTCGCAAAGAGCTGCATTTTCCATTTGTGTGGAAGAGCTGCACCGGCGGTTATGACGGCAAGGGAGTGAGTATTGTTCGTAGTGCGGAGGATGTAATTCCGCTTTCCGAAGACGCTTGTATTGCTGAAAAATTGATCCCTTTTAAAAATGAATTGGCAGTAATTGTGGCTCGTAATCCTTCAGGGGAAGTAAAAACGTATCCCGTGGTAGAAATGGAATTTCACCCCGAGGCAAATCAAGTGGAATACGTTATCTGCCCGGCACGAATAGATGATGCGGCAGCAAACAAAGCGAGAGCCGTAGCATCTAAGGTTTCCGAAGCCTTTAAACACGTTGGCCTTTTAGCTGTAGAATTGTTCCAGACCGAAGATGACGAAATACTCGTTAACGAAGTAGCGCCCAGACCCCACAACAGTGGGCATTACAGTATTGAAGCCAGCTACACCAACCAGTTTGAGCAACAAATAAGAGCTATTTTAGATTTACCTCTCGGCAATACAGAAAGCAAAGTAGGCGGAATAATGGTAAATTTAGTAGGTGCCGAAAGCCACACAGGCCCAGTAATGTATAAAAACATTGAAAAAATATTGGCGATGGAAGGCGTTACACCTCACATTTATGGGAAAAGAGAAACGCGTCCCTTTAGAAAAATGGGCCACGTAACCATAGTAAACAAAGATCTCAACAAAGCGCGAATTATTGCGGAAGAGGTTAAAAAAACGATTGAGGTAATTAGTGAATAA
- a CDS encoding M20/M25/M40 family metallo-hydrolase: MKKFTSGILMFLLFTIVGFAQNDNTFYATMDAADAVSFKALYPDGMTILASNDRQAAVLLSEEVSHSIHDNVKTHGPGYIFRASAQKALQALEPVERRSPQIDFSITEDAFVNECLDLVDGQNIEDDILNLQNYGTRYHTKSQAELAVLDQQAKWDAMIAASGRTDVHTRIFNHVNTPMPSVIITFDGANTPDEFVIIGGHIDSTTFGDKNNAPGADDNASGIASLNEMVRVLLEKNFVPNRTIEVMAFAAEEIGLVGSAEIAEEYANNGVNVAAYVQFDMTGYNGSSSDIYITTDWYNSNQLNTYLTELMDHYNSNNPNNLHNFTYGYTECGYGCSDHASWADNGYDAAFPFEARMGEDNPNIHSPGDVYSFFNTPEHSVKFAKLGLEFLIEAAKPQILSVDDFSENAIRVFVKNKTLNYQLNNTVSNVKEVSVYNVAGQRIISENVNSEGGSLQLSQFAHGFYIVHFTLENGHTFSKKFILN, encoded by the coding sequence ATGAAAAAATTTACTTCAGGAATTTTAATGTTCCTATTATTTACAATTGTTGGTTTTGCACAAAACGACAATACTTTTTATGCAACCATGGATGCTGCAGATGCGGTTTCATTTAAAGCACTTTATCCAGATGGAATGACCATTTTGGCAAGCAATGACAGGCAAGCTGCGGTTCTACTTTCTGAAGAGGTTTCGCACAGTATTCACGATAATGTAAAAACGCACGGCCCAGGTTATATTTTTAGGGCATCGGCCCAAAAGGCCTTACAAGCTTTGGAGCCGGTTGAACGCAGAAGTCCGCAAATTGATTTTAGCATTACCGAAGATGCCTTTGTAAACGAGTGCTTAGATTTAGTTGACGGGCAAAATATTGAAGACGATATTTTAAATCTTCAAAATTACGGAACGCGTTACCACACAAAATCGCAAGCCGAGCTGGCAGTTCTCGATCAACAGGCCAAGTGGGACGCCATGATTGCCGCATCGGGAAGAACCGATGTACATACACGTATTTTTAACCACGTAAACACGCCAATGCCTTCTGTGATTATAACTTTTGACGGGGCTAATACGCCAGATGAATTTGTAATTATTGGCGGCCATATAGATTCTACCACCTTTGGCGATAAAAACAATGCGCCGGGAGCAGATGATAATGCTTCGGGAATTGCCTCTTTAAATGAAATGGTTCGCGTGCTTTTAGAAAAGAATTTCGTGCCAAATAGAACCATTGAAGTTATGGCTTTTGCCGCCGAGGAAATTGGTTTGGTAGGTTCTGCCGAAATTGCAGAAGAATACGCAAACAACGGTGTAAATGTAGCGGCTTATGTTCAGTTTGATATGACGGGGTACAATGGTTCCAGCAGCGATATTTATATTACAACAGATTGGTACAATAGCAACCAGCTGAACACCTACCTAACCGAATTGATGGATCATTACAACAGCAATAACCCCAATAACCTTCACAATTTTACCTATGGCTATACTGAATGTGGCTACGGCTGCTCAGACCATGCAAGCTGGGCAGATAATGGGTATGACGCCGCTTTTCCTTTTGAAGCAAGAATGGGCGAAGACAATCCAAATATCCATAGTCCGGGCGACGTGTATTCGTTCTTTAATACGCCGGAACACAGTGTAAAATTTGCAAAACTTGGATTGGAGTTTTTAATTGAAGCCGCAAAACCACAAATATTGTCGGTAGATGATTTTTCTGAAAATGCCATTCGCGTTTTTGTAAAAAACAAAACTTTGAATTATCAGTTAAACAATACAGTGTCTAACGTAAAAGAAGTGTCTGTTTACAACGTAGCCGGGCAAAGAATAATTTCTGAAAATGTAAATTCTGAAGGTGGCAGCCTTCAACTTAGCCAATTTGCACACGGTTTTTATATCGTGCATTTTACTTTGGAAAACGGACATACGTTTTCAAAGAAGTTTATATTGAACTAG
- a CDS encoding M3 family metallopeptidase, whose product MKNNPLLQPYNTAPFSKIENAHFLPAISKLIAETKAEIDAITSNTETPTFKNTVEALENTGEQLDRATSIFFNLNSAETNDEIQKIAQEVSPMLTEFSNDMLLNETLFERIKTVYKQKDSLNLSEEQHMLLDKKYKAFSRNGANLSDEKKTELRKIDAELSKLKLTFGENILAETNKFELHLTTKSDLSGLPEGVIEAAAQTAQEKGKDGWVFTLDYPSYVPFMTYADNRELRKKMAIAFGAKGFHNDELDNQQNVLQIANLRHKRANLLGYKSHAHFVLEERMAETPEKVKSFLNELLEKAKPAAQKEFDELTAFAKELDGIDHLEKWDGAYYSEKLKQKLFNLDDEKLKPYFELKNVINGVFTVAEKLYGLHFEEVHNIDKYHTDVKTYEVKDDENELVAIFYADFHPRAGKRNGAWMTSYKPQQIKDGKNDRPHISIVCNFTKPTASKPSLLTFNEVTTLFHEFGHALHGMLANTHYPSLSGTSVYWDFVELPSQILENWCYEKETLELFAKHYKSGEVIPMEYIEKIKDSATFLEGMATLRQLSFGMLDMAWHGSDPSGIADVKAFEAAAFNDTQLYPDVKENCMSTSFSHIFQGGYSAGYYSYKWAEVLDADAFALFKQEGIFNKKVADRFKGFVLSQGGTLDPMELYIKFRGQKPDPEALLKRAGLV is encoded by the coding sequence ATGAAGAATAATCCCCTATTACAACCCTACAACACCGCCCCCTTTTCCAAAATAGAAAACGCACACTTTCTGCCTGCCATCAGCAAATTAATTGCCGAAACTAAAGCGGAAATTGATGCAATCACTTCCAATACGGAAACCCCTACTTTTAAAAATACAGTGGAAGCTTTGGAAAATACCGGTGAACAATTAGATCGAGCTACAAGTATTTTCTTCAACTTAAACAGCGCCGAAACCAATGACGAGATCCAAAAAATAGCGCAGGAAGTTTCGCCTATGTTAACCGAATTCAGCAATGATATGCTGTTAAATGAAACGTTGTTCGAAAGAATTAAAACGGTTTACAAACAAAAGGATTCCTTAAACCTTTCCGAAGAACAGCACATGTTGCTGGACAAAAAATACAAAGCGTTTTCACGAAACGGTGCTAATCTTTCGGATGAAAAGAAAACCGAACTGCGCAAAATTGACGCTGAACTTTCAAAGTTGAAATTGACTTTTGGCGAAAATATTTTGGCGGAAACAAACAAGTTTGAACTTCATCTTACAACTAAAAGCGATCTATCCGGACTGCCCGAAGGCGTAATTGAAGCCGCCGCTCAAACGGCCCAAGAAAAAGGAAAAGATGGCTGGGTTTTTACTTTAGATTACCCAAGTTATGTGCCCTTTATGACTTATGCCGACAACCGCGAACTTCGCAAAAAAATGGCGATTGCCTTTGGCGCAAAAGGATTCCATAATGACGAATTGGACAACCAGCAAAACGTTTTGCAAATTGCAAACCTTCGGCATAAAAGAGCAAACTTGTTGGGTTATAAAAGCCACGCACATTTTGTTCTGGAAGAACGCATGGCCGAAACCCCCGAAAAGGTAAAGTCATTTTTAAATGAATTGCTTGAAAAAGCGAAACCTGCAGCCCAAAAGGAATTTGATGAATTAACCGCTTTCGCAAAAGAACTTGACGGCATCGATCATTTAGAAAAATGGGATGGCGCCTATTATTCCGAAAAACTGAAGCAGAAACTCTTCAATTTGGACGATGAAAAGTTAAAGCCTTATTTTGAATTAAAGAACGTTATCAATGGGGTTTTTACAGTTGCCGAAAAACTCTACGGCCTTCATTTTGAAGAAGTACACAACATTGATAAATACCACACCGACGTAAAAACATATGAGGTAAAAGACGATGAAAACGAATTGGTTGCCATATTTTACGCAGACTTCCACCCGCGGGCTGGAAAGCGAAATGGCGCTTGGATGACTTCCTATAAACCCCAGCAAATAAAAGACGGTAAAAATGATCGTCCGCATATTTCAATTGTTTGTAATTTTACGAAGCCAACGGCCAGCAAACCTTCGCTGTTAACTTTTAACGAAGTAACAACTTTATTTCACGAATTTGGCCACGCCCTTCACGGCATGTTGGCAAACACCCACTACCCTAGCCTTTCGGGAACGAGCGTATATTGGGACTTCGTGGAATTGCCCAGTCAAATTCTAGAAAACTGGTGCTACGAAAAAGAAACTCTGGAACTGTTCGCAAAACATTACAAATCAGGCGAAGTAATCCCGATGGAATACATTGAGAAAATAAAGGATTCCGCTACTTTTTTAGAAGGCATGGCAACCCTGCGCCAATTGAGTTTTGGAATGCTGGATATGGCTTGGCACGGGAGCGACCCTTCAGGAATCGCGGATGTAAAAGCCTTTGAAGCTGCCGCCTTTAACGATACCCAACTATATCCCGATGTAAAGGAAAATTGCATGAGCACTTCGTTTTCGCATATTTTCCAAGGAGGCTATTCCGCAGGTTATTACAGCTACAAGTGGGCTGAAGTTTTGGATGCCGATGCTTTCGCACTGTTTAAGCAGGAAGGAATTTTCAACAAAAAAGTAGCAGATCGTTTTAAGGGTTTTGTCCTGTCGCAAGGCGGCACGCTGGACCCGATGGAACTTTATATTAAATTCCGCGGCCAGAAACCAGATCCCGAAGCTCTTTTAAAAAGAGCTGGATTAGTATAA